In Aptenodytes patagonicus chromosome 12, bAptPat1.pri.cur, whole genome shotgun sequence, a genomic segment contains:
- the GM2A gene encoding ganglioside GM2 activator, protein MLGAGLALALCALQLCPAALGGSHPQLLVERSGSRRLSKVGGFAWENCGDRMDPVVLQSLSVAPDPISIPGSLRVSAAVSSSKTMASPLKAVLVVEKALGDLWIQLPCIDELGSCTYDDVCTILDNLIPPGTTCPEPLLTYGIPCHCPFKAGSYSLPASDFVLPDVELPAWMTNGNYRVRVAVSSSGEELACVKLAFSLQSQ, encoded by the exons AtgctgggagcggggctggcgcTGGCGCTCTGCGCCCTGCAGCTCTGCCCGGCCGCGCTCGGCGGGTCGCACCCGCAGCTGCTGGTGGAGCGGAGCGGCTCCCGGAGGCTGAGCAAG GTTGGTGGCTTTGCCTGGGAGAACTGTGGTGACAGGATGGACCCCGTGGTGCTGCAGAGCCTCTCCGTGGCGCCTGACCCCATCAGCATCCCAGGGAGCCTGCGCGTCAGCGCGGCCGTCAGCAGCAGCAAGACCATGGCCTCCCCTCTGAAG GCGGTGCTGGTGGTGGAGAAGGCGCTGGGTGACCTCTGGATCCAGCTGCCCTGCATCGACGAGCTGGGCAGCTGCACCTACGATGATGTCTGCACCATCCTCGACAACCTCATCCCACCTGGCACGACCTGCCCGGAGCCCCTGCTTACCTACGGCATCCCCTGCCACTGCCCCTTCAAAGCG ggctcctacTCCCTGCCAGCCAGCGACTTCGTCCTGCCTGATGTGGAGCTGCCTGCCTGGATGACCAACGGCAACTACCGCGTCCGGGTGGCCGTCAGCAGCAGCGGGGAGGAGCTCGCCTGCGTCAAGCTGGCCTTCTCCCTGCAGTCCCAGTGA